TCCAGATCGAAGAGGAAGCTTCCAGGATCTTCAGGCAGAAGCTGGAAGGCAAGTCGGAGCAGAAGGCAGAGGACCAGTCGGCTCCTCTTGTGGACCAGGACTTCAGAGAGACAAACTCAGAGGTTGTCCTTTCCGGTGGGGTCCATGGGCTGAATGCGGCTGTGTCCCATGACATCTGGGACCTCGATGAGCCCCCTCCTGCACACAGCTATGAAGTGCTAGGGGTGGAAGGTGTCCTCAGGGCGACTTTGGGGTGAAATGTCCCCGCAGGCAGGGGAGCAGGCTCCGGGCAGGCCAGGCTGCAGGATGGGTCCTGCAGGGTGGGTGGGGAAGGTGCAGCTTCTCCGgtgctgctgttgctggcagCAGAGGCTCTTTCTTCACGCTCTCCTGCTCCTCACAGTTGCCACCAGTTGCTTTGGGGGAGCTGGGAAAGCCACCCGGCTTCTGACCTGGGATGAGCAAGCTTCTGTGCTTCCCTCAGGATGAGTACGCCTCCGACGTGAGCTCGCTGGGGCCGTCGCCCAGCCAGTCTTTTACGGACGACAGGACAAAGATCCAGTTCCTGAGGTGGAGGTAAAGATGAAGGCACGAGGGGGCGGCCTCGGGGACCCTGGGCGTCTCGGCAGAGGGACCGAGACGTGCCCCGGCGCTGGGCCAGGCTCCGAGTGGCCGGCGACGTCTCGGGGTGGCTGCGGTGGTCCGGGATTGAGGGGGCTCACAGGGTTCTTGCAGCCAGACCCAGGTCTGCCAAGCGTCGAGCAGCGTCAGGGACGAGGCGATGCAGGAGAGGCTGGACAAAATCCGGAGCAGGTGAGCCGCCCTCGGCCAGGCCCTCGGGGCGAAGGGCAGAGGGGCGCCCTGCTCCCGGGCCTCCCTGGCGCGGGAACCCTGCCGGCTCTCGGCTCGCCgagcccccgctgcccctgcTCCCGTGGCCACGTTACCAGCTGGAAATGAAGGCGCGGGAGCTGGAGGACTTCCAGTGCACAGTGGCAAattcaggagcagcaggaggaaacaCTTTCTCACCCGGCGGGTGATTAGACTGGATGCTGACAGGGCGACAGACTGCCGGGGCACAGCGCAGTTTCATGAATAAGACCGTTCCCGGCTATAACAGACGTCCCCAGCCCCGTGGGGACAAGAGCGTCAGGACTTAAACCAATGCCCAGCGACTGTGGATTTACCCCCGTGGCAATAGGAGTTCCCCATATCTGATGCGGGGTCGGTCCCGTGCCACCCCACACCGCCCCCCCCGTAACCTCTCCCTCCTGCAGCGTGTCCCAGGTCATGCTCCAGGCCACGCAGGACAGCGTGTCGGACACCGACGTCCGGGCCACGCTTTCGAGCGAGGGCTAGGAGGTAAGGCTGGCCCGGGAGGAGGGCTGTGCCGCCGGCCAGGGCCACGGCTCCCTCCGGGCAGCGCGTTTGCACCGAGACGGCGGGGGACACGGTGCCGTTTGCTGCGCTGGTGCTGTGTCCCCCTCACTCGTCTGTCTCTCTGTCCCGCAGGCTCCCCATCCCCTGAccctgctgcacggggagctttTTTGCCACCCGTTCCGAGACGATTTCTCCGGCCGCCTGCGTGGTAATAAAAGCCGAGTGGTGTTGGAGCACGGGGGCTGCGTGCCGGGGCTGCGTGGGGGCTGCGTGCATGCCGCAGCCGGGCATCCTGCGCGGTGCGCAGCCTCCAGGGCCTCGCGGTGCCCGGCCTCCGCGGCGGGCCGAGCCACGAGGTGGCGGTGCCGGCTcggcagctgccgccgccgcagctCCCAGggctggcgaggcggcgggcACGGAAaacggggagggaaggggaaaaggccGTTGCTGCGGGCGGCCGCCTCGGGCAGCTCTTGCCCCTGCTCGCCCAGCCGTCCTGCTGCGTGGCCAAGGGTGCAGGGATGCATCTGTCCACCCGCTTTCCCTTGCTCACCCCATGGCACCGGTTCCCTTTCCAAACCCCACTCTGCTGCATGCAGTGGGCAAAGGCACGGCGCAGCTCGCCCGAACCTGAGCTCCGGCGCCCAAACGCAGCTTGGTGTCCTGCAGGAAGGAGgaggggtggtgggggggacctGTCCACCAGCTTGCGCCCGTACTGCAGGGGGAACCACTTCGTGCTGAATTAGAGGAAAACGAGCAGCAAACACGAGGCTGCTGAGCCGTGACCGAGGCATTTGTGTAGCTAAATGGTGCTGAAAGAGCTTATCAAGGCGATGGTGGGCCGTGGGCTCCAGGGGCAGGGCGGCTGGCAGCGGGGGCGATAGGGGGCTGCCTGGCCGTGCCGGCAGCACCCCAGACATCCCGCAGCCCTGCGGGAGGGCTCCTCGCGGgccgctggggctggggggcggcaGGAATGGCCCCCACGAGAAGGGGGGCACTGGCAGCCGGGCAGTGCAGAGAGGGGGACACGGCTGAGCACAGCAGCGCTTCGAAGGtctcctgctgccctggcaggTAGCCGCCCGGCTGCATCTCCTCCTCCCGTCGCCTGCGCCCTCGGCAGCATCCTCCCCCCGCTCCGGGGGCCgggctcctgctgcagagccctgtGCAAGGGCAAGCGACGCCgggggggcgggaggcggcggcggcagggtgCTCGACTCCCGCTCCGGCGGGTGAGCGGGCTGCTTCCCGCGGGAAGCGCCGCGTGCCTGCCGCGGGTGGATGGGGCCGGAGGCACCGTTACAGCCCAGCGGCGCGCTATTGATTGGTGTTAACGCTGCAGCTCTGACAACACCATTACCGGCGCTGACTTCATGTTTAAATCATCACTCCAATCACTCTGAAATACAGGATCTTTTATTTCAGACGCGCTCAGTGGCTCTTTCTGGTCCCCTGGCTCGGGCTCGCTCCTGGCGGGGCGCTGGGATAGTGTGAAGCGGAGCGGGACGGAGGGGaggcgggagcgggggggagcaggggacgcACGCGGCTGTGCgagctcagtgcctgcgaggagAGGCCTTAGGGATGCAGAGGACAGTCAAGGGCACTGGTGGGCGACGTTCCCTTTTGGGCTGCGCAAATGGGTAGTAGCCCATTGCTGGGTAAGTCGAGGGCACGTCTTCCCCGCAGAGAGCATCACCCTAAACCCCAGTGCGATTGCACCGGGGCTGCAGCCGTGCCGTCTCCAGGTCCCCACTCGCAGCACGGCGCGGCCTGGCCCATCCCGCTCCAGG
The sequence above is a segment of the Apteryx mantelli isolate bAptMan1 chromosome 23, bAptMan1.hap1, whole genome shotgun sequence genome. Coding sequences within it:
- the SPATA19 gene encoding spermatogenesis-associated protein 19, mitochondrial; the encoded protein is MIISTWLAYILAREGTGTPFPSKSAQDIPVVEMETLSVLEHWLRKIEEEASRIFRQKLEGKSEQKAEDQSAPLVDQDFRETNSEVVLSGGVHGLNAAVSHDIWDLDEPPPAHSYEDEYASDVSSLGPSPSQSFTDDRTKIQFLRWSQTQVCQASSSVRDEAMQERLDKIRSSVSQVMLQATQDSVSDTDVRATLSSEG